The Polymorphobacter megasporae genome window below encodes:
- a CDS encoding NADH-quinone oxidoreductase subunit C gives MSTTAHWPQTKPDDGVQARVEALFGSAVLGITEHAGELTVLIVRDAIVDVITGLRDDPDLAFNQLMDLSGADYPERVCRFDVNYHLLSLTKNRRLRVKLHTDDTMPVPSITGVFPVAGWFERETWDCYGVLFEGNPDLRRILTDYGFQGHPFRKDFPLTGYVELRYSEEHKRVVYEPVQLAQDFRNFDFLSPWEGTDYILPGDEKAQAPQAGAVPTAPAQVPPVPTADSLAAKAKPNG, from the coding sequence GTGAGCACGACCGCGCACTGGCCGCAGACCAAGCCTGACGACGGCGTTCAGGCGCGCGTCGAGGCGCTGTTCGGCTCGGCCGTCCTCGGCATTACCGAGCACGCCGGTGAACTCACCGTGCTCATCGTCCGCGATGCGATCGTCGACGTCATCACCGGCCTGCGCGACGATCCCGACCTCGCCTTCAACCAGCTGATGGATCTGTCGGGGGCCGATTACCCCGAGCGCGTCTGCCGCTTCGACGTCAATTACCATCTGCTGTCGCTGACGAAGAACCGCCGCCTGCGCGTCAAGCTCCACACCGACGACACGATGCCGGTGCCGTCGATCACTGGCGTGTTCCCGGTCGCGGGCTGGTTCGAGCGCGAGACATGGGATTGCTACGGCGTGCTGTTCGAGGGCAATCCCGACCTGCGCCGCATCCTCACCGACTACGGCTTCCAGGGTCACCCGTTCCGCAAGGACTTCCCGCTGACCGGCTACGTCGAGCTGCGGTATTCGGAGGAGCACAAGCGGGTGGTCTACGAACCCGTCCAACTCGCGCAGGACTTCCGCAATTTCGACTTCCTGTCGCCGTGGGAGGGGACCGACTACATCCTGCCGGGCGACGAGAAGGCCCAGGCTCCCCAGGCGGGCGCGGTGCCGACCGCTCCGGCGCAGGTGCCGCCGGTGCCGACCGCCGACAGCCTAGCTGCAAAGGCCAAGCCCAATGGTTGA
- a CDS encoding NADH-quinone oxidoreductase subunit D gives MLLDSDPTIPGPQNYLLNFGPQHPSAHGVLRLVMELDGEIIERCDPHIGLLHRGTEKLCEYKTYLQALPYMDRLDYVSPMCMEHSYVLAIEKLAGIEVPLRGQYIRVLFAEITRILNHLMSIGSQGNDVGALSPMLWLFEEREKLMGFYERVSGARMHAAYFRPGGVHQDLPDGLLGDIVDWAAEFEKVLNDAESLVVNNRIFKQRNVDIGAISATDAVAWGFSGPCLRASGVAWDLRKSQPYDVYDRMDFDVIVGHHGDCYDRFMVRYEEVRQSLRIIRQCCAEMPAGRHASLDRKIVPPQRGEMKRSMEALIHHFKLYTEGFHVPAGEVYVATESPKGEFGIFMVADGTNKPYRCHIRATGFSHLQAMDFLCKGHMLADAPAVLGSLDIVFGEVDR, from the coding sequence ATGCTGCTCGATTCCGACCCGACGATCCCCGGGCCGCAGAATTACCTGCTCAATTTCGGCCCGCAGCACCCGTCAGCGCATGGCGTCCTGCGGCTGGTGATGGAGCTCGACGGCGAGATCATCGAGCGTTGCGACCCGCACATCGGCCTGCTCCACCGCGGAACCGAAAAGCTGTGCGAATACAAGACCTATCTCCAGGCGCTGCCGTACATGGACCGGCTCGATTACGTTTCGCCGATGTGCATGGAGCACAGCTATGTGTTGGCGATCGAGAAGCTCGCCGGCATCGAGGTGCCGCTGCGCGGGCAGTATATCCGCGTCCTTTTCGCCGAGATCACCCGCATCCTCAACCACCTGATGTCGATCGGCAGCCAGGGCAACGACGTCGGCGCGCTCAGCCCGATGCTGTGGCTGTTCGAGGAGCGCGAGAAGCTGATGGGCTTCTACGAACGCGTTTCCGGTGCGCGGATGCACGCGGCGTATTTCCGCCCCGGCGGGGTCCATCAGGACCTGCCCGACGGGCTGCTCGGCGATATCGTCGACTGGGCCGCCGAATTCGAGAAGGTGCTCAACGACGCTGAGTCGCTCGTCGTCAACAACCGCATCTTCAAGCAGCGCAACGTCGACATCGGGGCGATCTCGGCGACCGACGCGGTCGCATGGGGCTTCTCCGGGCCGTGCCTGCGGGCAAGCGGGGTCGCGTGGGACTTGCGGAAAAGCCAGCCGTACGACGTCTACGACCGGATGGATTTCGACGTGATCGTCGGCCACCACGGCGACTGCTACGACCGCTTCATGGTCCGCTACGAGGAGGTCCGCCAGTCGCTGCGGATCATCCGCCAGTGCTGCGCCGAGATGCCCGCCGGCCGCCACGCCAGCCTCGACCGCAAGATCGTGCCCCCGCAGCGCGGCGAGATGAAGCGCTCGATGGAGGCGCTGATCCACCACTTCAAGCTCTACACCGAAGGCTTCCACGTCCCTGCGGGCGAAGTCTATGTCGCGACCGAAAGCCCCAAGGGCGAATTCGGTATCTTCATGGTCGCCGACGGGACGAACAAGCCGTACCGCTGCCATATCCGCGCGACGGGGTTTTCGCACCTCCAGGCGATGGATTTCTTGTGCAAGGGGCACATGCTGGCGGATGCGCCGGCAGTGCTGGGGTCGCTGGATATCGTATTCGGCGAGGTGGATCGGTGA
- the nuoE gene encoding NADH-quinone oxidoreductase subunit NuoE, translating into MTTATYSPTTTARRDASRPREYSDFAWTAANAEQVTVILARYPEARRHSAIMPLLWLAQEQMAAATGSAWLPVPVIEYVAGQIGMPYMRAYEVATFYTMYNLKPIGRYLVQVCGTTPCMLRGSDDLFKACKDKSLVKGGTTADGLFTLSEVECLGACANAPMVQINADNYEDLDYTSMTALLDALARGEMPKTGSAIGRQASCPEGGPTSLLEMV; encoded by the coding sequence ATGACCACCGCCACCTACAGCCCCACGACGACCGCCCGCCGCGACGCGTCCCGTCCGCGCGAGTATAGCGATTTTGCGTGGACCGCCGCGAACGCCGAGCAGGTCACGGTTATCCTCGCCCGCTATCCCGAAGCGCGCCGCCACTCAGCGATCATGCCGCTGCTTTGGCTGGCGCAGGAGCAGATGGCGGCGGCGACCGGGTCGGCGTGGCTGCCGGTACCGGTGATCGAGTATGTCGCCGGGCAGATCGGCATGCCGTACATGCGTGCCTACGAGGTCGCGACCTTCTACACGATGTACAATCTGAAGCCGATCGGGCGCTATCTGGTGCAGGTCTGCGGGACGACGCCGTGCATGCTGCGCGGCTCGGACGACCTGTTCAAGGCGTGCAAGGACAAGAGCTTGGTCAAGGGCGGCACCACCGCCGACGGGCTGTTCACGCTGAGCGAAGTCGAGTGCCTCGGTGCCTGCGCCAACGCGCCGATGGTCCAGATCAACGCCGACAATTACGAGGATCTCGACTATACCAGCATGACCGCCCTGCTCGACGCGCTGGCTCGCGGCGAGATGCCGAAGACCGGCTCGGCGATCGGGCGGCAGGCGAGCTGCCCCGAGGGCGGGCCGACGTCGCTGCTGGAGATGGTGTGA
- the nuoF gene encoding NADH-quinone oxidoreductase subunit NuoF: MLADKDRIFTNLYGFQPWGLEAARKRGDWADTKELMAGGSDAIIDVMKASGLRGRGGAGFPTGMKWSFMPKVPKPDRPSYLVINADESEPGSCKDREIIRHDPHKLIEGALIAGFAMRASAAYIYVRGEYVREAETLFAAVAEAYAAGLIGKNACGTGYDFDVVVHRGAGAYICGEETAMLESLEGKKGQPRLKPPFPAGAGLYGNPTTVNNVESIAVAPTILRRGAAWFSAIGRPKNEGTKLFQISGHVNKPCVVEDAMSVPFRELIDTHCGGIRGGWDNLLCVIPGGSSVPLVPAHQIIDCPMDFDALKDLKSGLGTAAIIVMDKSTDVVRAIARLSYFYKHESCGQCTPCREGTGWMWRVMERLVTGEAEYHEIDLLLEVTTEIEGHTICALGDAAAWPIQGLIRHFRPEVEARIAKRKGFVQVPAMLEAAE; this comes from the coding sequence ATGCTCGCTGACAAGGACCGCATCTTCACAAACCTCTACGGCTTCCAGCCGTGGGGCCTCGAAGCTGCGCGCAAGCGTGGCGACTGGGCCGACACCAAGGAATTGATGGCGGGCGGGTCCGACGCGATCATCGACGTGATGAAGGCGAGCGGCTTGCGCGGACGCGGCGGGGCAGGGTTCCCGACGGGCATGAAGTGGAGCTTCATGCCGAAGGTCCCGAAGCCCGATCGCCCGAGCTACCTCGTCATCAACGCCGACGAATCCGAGCCGGGGTCGTGCAAGGACCGCGAGATCATCCGCCACGATCCGCACAAGCTGATCGAAGGCGCGCTGATCGCCGGCTTCGCGATGCGCGCGTCGGCTGCTTACATCTATGTTCGCGGCGAATATGTCCGCGAGGCCGAGACGCTGTTCGCCGCGGTCGCCGAGGCATACGCCGCCGGGCTGATCGGCAAGAACGCGTGCGGGACGGGGTACGATTTCGACGTCGTCGTCCACCGCGGCGCGGGCGCATACATCTGCGGCGAGGAAACCGCGATGCTCGAATCGCTCGAGGGCAAGAAGGGCCAGCCGCGTCTCAAGCCGCCGTTCCCAGCGGGCGCGGGCCTGTACGGCAACCCGACGACGGTCAACAACGTCGAATCGATCGCGGTCGCGCCGACGATCCTGCGGCGCGGCGCGGCGTGGTTTTCAGCGATCGGCCGCCCGAAGAACGAAGGCACCAAGCTGTTCCAGATCAGCGGCCACGTGAACAAGCCGTGCGTCGTCGAGGACGCGATGTCGGTTCCGTTCCGCGAGCTGATCGACACGCATTGCGGCGGCATCCGCGGCGGCTGGGATAATCTGCTGTGCGTCATCCCCGGCGGCTCGTCGGTCCCGCTCGTCCCCGCGCACCAGATCATCGACTGCCCGATGGACTTCGATGCGTTGAAGGACCTGAAGTCGGGCCTAGGCACCGCCGCGATCATCGTCATGGACAAGTCGACCGACGTCGTCCGCGCGATCGCCCGGCTGAGCTACTTCTACAAGCACGAAAGCTGCGGCCAGTGCACCCCGTGCCGCGAAGGCACCGGCTGGATGTGGCGCGTGATGGAACGCCTCGTCACCGGCGAGGCCGAATATCACGAGATCGACCTGCTGCTCGAAGTCACCACCGAGATCGAGGGCCACACGATCTGCGCGCTCGGCGACGCCGCGGCTTGGCCGATCCAGGGGCTCATCCGACATTTCCGCCCCGAGGTCGAAGCGCGGATCGCGAAGCGCAAGGGCTTCGTCCAGGTCCCGGCGATGCTGGAAGCGGCGGAGTGA